From the Cupriavidus necator N-1 genome, one window contains:
- a CDS encoding nitrite reductase, with protein sequence MKAKNWLYPAIAALPLSLWLGLPHAATKAEPKAEQKAAIPTLTAAEFDHARQIYFERCAGCHGVLRKGATGKALTPDITRARGTEYLKTFIKYGSPAGMPNWGTSGDLSDPEVDLMARYIQLDPPTPPEYSLADIEKSRKDILPVAQRPTRKMNQYNLDNLFSVTLRDAGEVALIDGDSKQLINIVKTGYAVHISRMSASGRYLYVIGRDARLDLIDLWLPKPDIVAEVKVGMEARSVETSKYKGYEDKYAVAGSYWPPQYVIMEGDTLKPLKVVSTRGMTVDNEYHPEPRVAAIVASHFHPEFVINAKETGKILMVNYSDLSNLKTTTIDSAKFLHDGGFDATGRYFLVAANASDKIAVVDTKENKLAALINVGKTPHPGRGANFTHPKFGPVWTTSHLGDETISLIGTDPVGHPAQAWKVVQTIKGQGGGSLFIKTHPKSSNLWVDTPLNPDAKLNQSVAVFDTRNLEAGYKVLPIAEWAELKGAGARRVVQAEYNKAGDEVWFSVWGTKDGESALVVVDDKTRTLKTVIKDKRLVTPTGKFNAYNTQHDVY encoded by the coding sequence ATGAAAGCAAAAAACTGGCTGTACCCGGCAATCGCGGCATTGCCGCTCTCACTCTGGCTCGGGCTGCCACATGCAGCCACCAAGGCAGAACCGAAGGCGGAACAGAAGGCCGCCATCCCCACCCTCACTGCCGCTGAGTTCGACCACGCCCGGCAGATCTACTTCGAGCGCTGCGCCGGCTGCCACGGCGTGCTGCGCAAGGGCGCGACCGGCAAGGCGCTGACGCCGGACATCACCCGCGCGCGCGGCACCGAGTACCTGAAGACCTTCATCAAGTACGGCAGCCCCGCCGGCATGCCGAACTGGGGCACCTCGGGCGATCTCTCCGACCCGGAAGTCGACCTGATGGCGCGCTATATCCAGCTCGACCCGCCGACCCCGCCCGAGTACTCACTGGCCGATATCGAGAAAAGCCGCAAGGACATCCTGCCGGTGGCCCAGCGCCCGACCAGGAAGATGAACCAGTACAACCTTGACAACCTCTTCTCGGTCACGCTGCGCGATGCCGGCGAGGTGGCGCTGATCGACGGCGACAGCAAGCAGCTCATCAATATCGTCAAGACCGGCTACGCGGTGCATATCTCGCGCATGTCGGCGTCCGGGCGCTACCTGTATGTGATCGGCCGCGATGCGCGGCTGGACCTGATCGACCTGTGGCTGCCCAAGCCCGATATCGTCGCGGAAGTGAAGGTCGGCATGGAGGCGCGCTCGGTCGAGACCTCCAAGTACAAGGGCTATGAGGACAAGTACGCCGTGGCCGGGTCCTACTGGCCGCCGCAGTACGTGATCATGGAAGGCGACACGCTCAAGCCGCTCAAGGTGGTCTCCACGCGCGGCATGACCGTGGACAACGAATACCACCCCGAGCCGCGCGTGGCGGCCATCGTCGCCAGCCATTTCCATCCGGAGTTCGTGATCAACGCCAAGGAGACCGGCAAGATCCTGATGGTCAACTACTCGGACCTGTCCAACCTGAAGACCACCACGATTGATTCAGCCAAGTTCCTGCATGACGGCGGCTTCGACGCCACCGGCCGCTACTTCCTGGTGGCCGCCAATGCGTCCGACAAGATCGCCGTGGTCGACACCAAGGAGAACAAGCTGGCCGCACTGATCAACGTGGGCAAGACCCCGCATCCGGGACGCGGCGCCAACTTCACGCATCCGAAGTTCGGCCCGGTCTGGACCACCAGCCACCTTGGCGACGAGACGATCAGCCTGATCGGCACCGATCCGGTCGGACACCCGGCGCAGGCGTGGAAGGTGGTGCAGACCATCAAGGGCCAGGGCGGCGGCTCGCTCTTCATCAAGACCCACCCGAAGTCGTCCAACCTGTGGGTCGACACGCCGCTGAACCCTGACGCCAAGCTCAACCAGTCGGTGGCGGTATTCGACACGCGCAACCTGGAAGCCGGCTACAAGGTGCTGCCGATCGCTGAATGGGCCGAGCTGAAGGGCGCGGGCGCCAGGCGCGTGGTGCAGGCCGAATACAACAAGGCCGGCGACGAGGTCTGGTTCTCGGTCTGGGGCACCAAGGACGGCGAGTCCGCGCTGGTGGTGGTCGATGACAAGACCCGCACGCTCAAGACCGTGATCAAGGACAAGCGCCTGGTC